The following proteins are co-located in the Dyadobacter chenwenxiniae genome:
- a CDS encoding T9SS type A sorting domain-containing protein, with protein MKKFYFIIFLLSCISWMSYGQNAIIVTERSGAGGIVSFSPNSKLTGISDQRFVDGYVKKNGAGHFVFPVGDNGSYRPFAAEADGTVGAYFQEDPNIASVPGGGPFSVSSKDAVISTVSNKEFWDIWGTNATRLTLSWNAQSDVANLTGNSLPNLSIVGWNQTLSRWEKIASAVDEVNVLGGSSTLTSGSITTIQNIVPELYNVYTLASLNVVSTPVNYSGVLEVANCNEIKGYIWDKSYPDAVLTVEFLNGSTVFATAQANTFRADLQSAGIGTGKYGFAIPMPADLIDGQAKQISVRVRGSNYLLTGSPITVNCAYEGSLEIADCNTLKGWAMDRNKPDSAFTLELLEGTTVRATVVANLYREDLKNAGTGTGNYGFEIPVPNSLKTGKPVQLSIRVKGTTYILPGSIKTITCGAPQYYGSFELVDCNTVYGWAWAGNYPDLPLTVELVEGNIVHATGVANIYRQYLKDYNIGNGKYGFSFPLPTSLKNGQARQLSIRVQGTTYILPNSPRSVTCAAPPQFAGKFETADCNSVQGWAWASNYPDSSFTVELMEGSTVYATGVAKVYRADLKAAGTGTGYYGFDIPLPSALKSGQARQLSVRIKGSTYVLPVTAPKSVTCAAIPQYYGSFEVADCNLIQGWAWASNYPDSAFTVEIMEGTTIHATVVANIYRQYLKDYNIGTGKYGFSIPLPASLKSGQPRQLSVRVKGSTYVLLNSPKTVTCAALPDYAGLLEGADCDLVRGWAWDKNYPNSALTVELVEGSTVYATATANTYRADLLSAGTGSTGNYGFSFALPVALKDGKSHNLSVRVKGTGYNLSGSPKAVSCAAVSLYGGIFDGVDCNSVRGWAWDKNYPNSVLTVELVEGTTVHGTAIANVYRADLVNAGAGSTGKYAFSVALPPSLKDGQTHQLSIRVKGTSHILSSSPRSVTCVALPQYGGKFETADCNSVKGWAWASNFPDSSFTVELMEGSTVHATAVAKVYRADLKAAGTGTGYYGFDIPLPSALKSGQARQLSVRIKGSTYVLPVTAPKSVTCAAIPQYYGSFEVADCNLIQGWAWASNYPDSAFTVEIMEGTTIHATVVANIYRQYLKDYNIGTGKYGFSIPLPASLKSGQPRQLSVRVKGSTYVLLNSPKTVTCAALPDYAGLLEGADCDLVRGWAWDKNYPNSALTVELVEGSTVYATATANTYRADLLSAGTGSTGNYGFSFALPVALKDGKSHNLSVRVKGTGYNLSGSPKAVSCAAVSLYGGIFDGVDCNSVRGWAWDKNYPNSVLTVELVEGTTVHGTAIANVYRADLVNAGAGSTGKYAFSVALPPSLKDGQTHQLSIRVKGTSHILSSSPRSVTCVALPQYAGKFETADCNSVKGWAWASNFPDSSFTVELMEGSTVYATGVAKVYRADLKAAGTGTGYYGFDIPLPSALKSGQARQLSVRIKGSTYVLPVTAPKSVTCAAIPQYYGSFEVADCNLIQGWAWASNYPDSAFTVEIMEGSTVQATAVANIYRQYLKDYNIGTAKYGFSIPFPASLKNGQPRQLSVRVKGSTYVLLNSPKTVTCAALPDYAGLLEGADCDLVRGWAWDKNYPNSALTVELVEGSTVYATATANTYRADLLSAGTGSTGNYGFSFALPVALKDGKSHNLSVRVKGTGYNLSGSPKAVSCAAVSLYGGIFDGVDCNSVRGWAWDKNYPNSVLTVELVEGTTVHGTAIANVYRADLVNAGAGSTGKYAFSVALPPSLKDGQTHQLSIRVKGSSHILSSSPRSVTCVALPQYGGKFETADCNSVKGWAWASNFPDSSFTVELMEGSTVHATAVAKVYRADLKAAGTGTGYYGFDIPLPSALKSGQARQLSVRIKGSTYVLPSSPITVTCAALPDYAGLLEGADCDLVRGWAWDKNNPNSVLTVELVEGSTVYATATANTYRADLLSAGTGSTGNYGFSFALPASLKDGKSHNLSLRVKGTGYSLSGSPKTLSCAAASLYFGIFDSADCNFVRGWVWDKNYPNSVLTVELVEGTTVHATAIANIYRADLINAGAGSTGKYAFSMALPQSLKDGQTHQLSIRVKGSNHILSSSPRSVTCVVLPQYAGKFETADCNSVKGWAWASNFPDSSFTVELMEGSTVHATAVAKVYRADLKAAGTGTGYYGFDIPLPSALKSGQARQLSVRIKGSTYVLPSSPITVTCAALPDYAGLLEGADCDLVRGWAWDKNNPNSVLTVELVEGSTVYATATANTYRADLLSAGTGSTGNYGFSFALPASLKDGKSHNLSLRVKGTGYSLSGSPKTLSCAAASLYFGIFDSADCNFVRGWVWDKNYPNSVLTVELVEGTIVHATAIANIYRADLINAGAGSTGKYAFNMALPQSLKDGQAHQLSIRVKGSSKILSNSPRSVTCSSTLRTNEESEIATVGERADSETDLELVLSPNPTSGLLTIRANLQDKQQAELSLYDLKGRLIWNKSVVGQAAAYEHMLDLRQQASGTYLLKLQTRQQTKVKQVVLVQ; from the coding sequence ATGAAGAAGTTTTATTTCATCATCTTTCTGCTGTCTTGTATTTCATGGATGTCCTATGGCCAAAATGCTATTATTGTCACAGAACGATCTGGCGCGGGTGGGATAGTAAGTTTTTCACCTAACTCGAAGCTGACTGGCATAAGTGATCAAAGATTCGTCGATGGATATGTTAAAAAAAATGGAGCTGGACATTTTGTGTTTCCTGTTGGAGACAACGGTAGTTACCGGCCATTTGCAGCAGAAGCAGACGGGACGGTAGGCGCCTATTTTCAGGAAGATCCGAATATTGCATCGGTCCCCGGAGGCGGACCTTTTAGCGTTTCCAGTAAAGATGCCGTTATCAGTACTGTCAGCAATAAGGAGTTTTGGGACATTTGGGGCACGAATGCTACTCGCCTAACACTATCTTGGAATGCTCAGAGTGATGTTGCAAATCTAACAGGCAACTCCTTACCAAACCTCAGTATTGTTGGATGGAATCAAACTTTGTCACGCTGGGAGAAGATCGCCTCAGCAGTGGATGAAGTTAATGTGCTTGGCGGATCAAGCACATTAACTTCCGGATCCATAACGACTATTCAAAACATAGTGCCCGAACTTTACAACGTTTATACCCTAGCGTCATTGAATGTTGTTTCCACGCCAGTTAATTATAGTGGCGTTCTTGAAGTAGCTAATTGCAATGAAATCAAAGGGTATATCTGGGACAAGAGCTATCCCGATGCTGTACTCACAGTCGAATTTTTGAATGGCAGTACTGTATTTGCTACTGCTCAGGCTAACACTTTCAGGGCGGATTTGCAGAGCGCCGGAATAGGAACTGGAAAGTACGGTTTCGCTATTCCAATGCCTGCTGATTTGATAGATGGGCAAGCAAAACAGATCAGCGTTCGTGTGAGGGGTAGCAATTACCTGTTAACCGGATCGCCAATAACAGTGAATTGTGCTTATGAAGGAAGCTTGGAAATTGCTGATTGCAATACGCTCAAAGGCTGGGCAATGGATAGGAACAAACCGGATAGTGCATTTACATTGGAGCTTCTGGAAGGAACAACCGTACGTGCTACTGTGGTGGCGAATCTTTATCGAGAGGATTTGAAGAATGCAGGAACGGGTACAGGCAACTACGGTTTCGAAATACCTGTGCCCAATTCATTGAAAACCGGGAAGCCTGTTCAGCTAAGCATTCGGGTGAAGGGGACAACGTACATTTTACCAGGATCTATAAAGACCATAACTTGTGGCGCTCCTCAGTATTACGGCAGTTTCGAGCTAGTGGATTGTAATACCGTTTATGGGTGGGCTTGGGCAGGCAACTATCCAGATTTACCGTTAACCGTGGAGTTAGTTGAAGGCAATATAGTACATGCTACAGGAGTCGCTAATATATATCGACAATATCTGAAGGACTACAACATTGGGAATGGCAAGTATGGATTTAGTTTCCCGCTTCCCACATCACTAAAAAATGGTCAGGCCAGGCAATTAAGTATTCGCGTTCAAGGGACTACTTATATTTTACCCAATTCTCCTAGGTCAGTAACTTGCGCAGCGCCTCCTCAGTTTGCAGGTAAATTCGAGACTGCCGACTGCAACTCGGTTCAAGGGTGGGCCTGGGCGAGCAATTACCCAGATTCTTCATTCACGGTCGAGCTAATGGAAGGCAGCACGGTCTATGCGACAGGAGTTGCCAAGGTTTACCGTGCCGATCTGAAGGCCGCTGGAACGGGAACAGGCTACTATGGATTCGACATTCCACTTCCATCCGCATTGAAGAGTGGCCAAGCGCGTCAGTTGAGCGTCCGCATCAAGGGGAGCACTTATGTCTTGCCGGTAACTGCACCCAAGTCGGTGACCTGCGCTGCGATCCCTCAGTACTATGGTAGCTTTGAGGTGGCAGACTGTAATTTGATCCAGGGCTGGGCATGGGCAAGTAATTATCCTGACTCTGCCTTTACGGTAGAAATAATGGAAGGCACCACCATCCATGCGACTGTTGTCGCTAACATATACAGGCAATATCTGAAAGACTATAACATTGGAACCGGCAAGTATGGGTTTAGTATCCCACTTCCTGCTTCCTTGAAGAGTGGCCAGCCGCGTCAGCTAAGTGTGCGTGTGAAGGGCAGCACCTATGTGCTTCTTAATTCTCCCAAAACGGTTACGTGTGCGGCATTACCAGACTATGCGGGTTTGCTTGAAGGGGCAGATTGTGATCTGGTACGTGGCTGGGCCTGGGATAAGAACTATCCTAATTCGGCATTGACTGTGGAGTTGGTAGAAGGCAGTACAGTGTATGCAACAGCTACAGCCAACACCTACCGTGCCGACTTGTTGAGTGCGGGCACAGGCAGTACAGGTAATTATGGTTTTAGCTTTGCGCTTCCTGTGGCCCTGAAAGATGGCAAGTCCCATAACCTGAGCGTGCGTGTGAAGGGCACTGGTTATAACCTATCGGGTTCACCCAAAGCAGTAAGCTGTGCAGCGGTGTCGCTTTACGGCGGAATATTTGACGGGGTGGATTGTAATTCTGTGCGTGGGTGGGCTTGGGACAAGAACTATCCTAATTCGGTATTGACCGTTGAGTTGGTAGAAGGCACCACGGTGCATGGAACAGCTATCGCCAATGTCTACCGTGCTGATCTAGTGAATGCAGGCGCTGGAAGCACAGGGAAGTATGCATTCAGCGTGGCCCTGCCCCCGAGCCTTAAAGATGGGCAAACCCACCAGTTAAGTATCCGGGTTAAAGGTACAAGCCATATATTATCAAGTTCTCCAAGGTCGGTGACTTGTGTAGCTCTGCCTCAATACGGGGGTAAGTTTGAGACTGCCGATTGCAACTCGGTTAAAGGGTGGGCCTGGGCGAGCAATTTCCCAGATTCTTCATTCACTGTTGAGCTAATGGAAGGCAGCACGGTTCATGCGACTGCCGTTGCCAAGGTTTACCGTGCGGATCTGAAAGCGGCTGGGACTGGCACGGGTTATTATGGATTCGATATTCCCCTTCCGTCCGCATTAAAGAGCGGGCAGGCGCGTCAGTTAAGCGTCCGCATCAAGGGAAGCACTTATGTCTTGCCGGTAACTGCACCCAAGTCGGTGACCTGCGCTGCGATCCCTCAGTACTATGGTAGCTTTGAGGTGGCAGACTGTAATTTGATCCAGGGCTGGGCATGGGCAAGTAATTATCCTGACTCTGCCTTTACGGTAGAAATAATGGAAGGCACCACCATCCATGCGACTGTTGTCGCTAACATATACAGGCAATATCTGAAAGACTATAACATTGGAACCGGCAAGTATGGGTTTAGTATCCCACTTCCTGCTTCCTTGAAGAGTGGCCAGCCGCGTCAGCTAAGTGTGCGTGTGAAGGGCAGCACCTATGTGCTTCTTAATTCTCCCAAAACGGTTACGTGTGCGGCATTACCAGACTATGCGGGTTTGCTTGAAGGGGCAGATTGTGATCTGGTACGTGGCTGGGCCTGGGATAAGAACTATCCTAATTCGGCATTGACTGTGGAGTTGGTAGAAGGCAGTACAGTGTATGCAACAGCTACAGCCAACACCTACCGTGCCGACTTGTTGAGTGCGGGCACAGGCAGTACAGGTAATTATGGTTTTAGCTTTGCGCTTCCTGTGGCCCTGAAAGATGGCAAGTCCCATAACCTGAGCGTGCGTGTGAAGGGCACTGGTTATAACCTATCGGGTTCACCCAAAGCAGTAAGCTGTGCAGCGGTGTCGCTTTACGGCGGAATATTTGACGGGGTGGATTGTAATTCTGTGCGTGGGTGGGCTTGGGACAAGAACTATCCTAATTCGGTATTGACCGTTGAGTTGGTAGAAGGCACCACGGTGCATGGAACAGCTATCGCCAATGTCTACCGGGCTGATCTAGTGAATGCAGGCGCTGGAAGCACAGGGAAGTATGCATTCAGCGTGGCCCTGCCCCCGAGCCTTAAAGATGGGCAAACCCACCAGTTAAGTATACGGGTTAAAGGTACAAGCCATATATTATCAAGTTCTCCAAGATCGGTGACTTGTGTAGCTCTGCCTCAGTACGCGGGTAAATTCGAGACTGCCGATTGCAACTCGGTTAAAGGGTGGGCCTGGGCGAGCAATTTCCCAGATTCTTCATTCACCGTTGAGCTAATGGAAGGCAGCACGGTCTATGCGACAGGAGTTGCCAAGGTTTACCGTGCCGATCTGAAGGCCGCTGGAACAGGAACAGGCTACTATGGATTCGACATTCCACTTCCATCCGCATTAAAGAGTGGCCAGGCGCGTCAGTTGAGCGTCCGGATCAAGGGGAGCACTTATGTCTTGCCGGTAACTGCACCCAAGTCGGTGACCTGCGCTGCGATCCCTCAGTACTATGGTAGCTTTGAGGTGGCAGACTGTAATTTGATCCAGGGCTGGGCATGGGCAAGTAATTATCCTGACTCTGCCTTTACAGTAGAGATCATGGAAGGAAGTACTGTACAAGCGACTGCTGTTGCCAATATATACCGGCAATATCTGAAAGACTATAACATTGGCACGGCCAAGTATGGGTTCAGTATCCCATTTCCTGCTTCCTTGAAAAATGGTCAACCCCGTCAGCTAAGTGTGCGTGTGAAGGGCAGCACCTATGTGCTTCTTAATTCTCCCAAAACGGTTACGTGTGCGGCATTACCAGACTATGCGGGTTTGCTTGAAGGGGCAGATTGTGATCTGGTACGTGGCTGGGCCTGGGATAAGAACTATCCTAATTCGGCATTGACTGTGGAGTTGGTAGAAGGCAGTACAGTGTATGCAACAGCTACGGCCAACACCTACCGTGCCGACTTGTTGAGTGCGGGCACAGGTAGTACAGGGAATTATGGTTTTAGCTTTGCGCTTCCTGTGGCCCTGAAAGATGGCAAGTCCCATAACCTGAGCGTGCGTGTGAAGGGCACTGGTTATAACCTATCGGGTTCACCCAAAGCAGTAAGCTGTGCAGCGGTGTCGCTTTACGGCGGAATATTTGACGGGGTGGATTGTAATTCTGTGCGTGGGTGGGCTTGGGACAAGAACTATCCTAATTCGGTATTGACCGTTGAGTTGGTAGAAGGCACCACGGTGCATGGAACAGCTATCGCCAATGTCTACCGGGCTGATTTAGTGAATGCAGGCGCTGGAAGCACAGGTAAGTATGCATTCAGCGTGGCCCTGCCCCCGAGCCTTAAAGATGGGCAAACCCACCAGTTAAGTATACGGGTAAAGGGTTCCAGCCATATATTGTCCAGTTCTCCAAGGTCGGTGACTTGTGTAGCTCTGCCTCAATACGGGGGTAAATTTGAGACGGCCGATTGCAACTCGGTTAAAGGGTGGGCCTGGGCGAGCAATTTCCCAGATTCTTCATTCACTGTTGAGCTAATGGAAGGCAGCACGGTTCATGCGACTGCCGTTGCCAAGGTTTACCGTGCGGATCTGAAAGCGGCTGGGACTGGCACGGGTTATTATGGATTCGATATTCCCCTTCCGTCCGCATTAAAGAGCGGGCAGGCGCGTCAGTTAAGCGTCCGCATCAAGGGAAGCACATATGTTTTGCCAAGTTCTCCAATTACTGTTACCTGTGCGGCCTTGCCTGATTATGCGGGTCTGCTTGAAGGAGCAGATTGTGATCTGGTGCGCGGCTGGGCCTGGGATAAGAACAACCCAAATTCGGTTTTGACAGTAGAACTGGTAGAAGGCAGTACAGTGTATGCAACAGCTACGGCCAACACCTACCGTGCCGACTTGTTGAGTGCAGGCACAGGCAGTACAGGGAACTATGGTTTTAGCTTTGCGCTTCCTGCTTCCCTAAAAGATGGCAAGTCCCATAATCTGAGTTTGCGTGTGAAGGGCACTGGTTACAGCCTGTCGGGTTCGCCAAAGACACTAAGCTGTGCCGCTGCGTCGCTTTATTTTGGGATATTTGACAGCGCGGATTGCAACTTTGTGCGTGGCTGGGTCTGGGACAAGAATTACCCTAATTCGGTATTGACTGTTGAGTTGGTAGAAGGCACCACAGTGCATGCAACAGCCATTGCTAATATTTACCGCGCAGATTTGATAAACGCCGGGGCTGGCAGTACAGGGAAGTATGCATTCAGCATGGCTTTGCCCCAAAGCCTTAAAGATGGGCAAACCCACCAGTTAAGTATCCGGGTAAAAGGTTCAAACCATATATTGTCCAGTTCTCCAAGGTCGGTGACCTGTGTAGTCCTGCCTCAGTACGCGGGTAAATTCGAGACGGCCGATTGCAACTCGGTTAAAGGCTGGGCCTGGGCGAGCAATTTCCCAGATTCTTCATTCACTGTTGAGCTAATGGAAGGCAGCACGGTTCATGCGACTGCCGTTGCCAAGGTTTACCGTGCGGATCTGAAAGCGGCTGGGACTGGCACGGGTTATTATGGATTCGATATTCCCCTTCCGTCCGCATTAAAGAGCGGGCAGGCGCGTCAGTTAAGCGTCCGCATCAAGGGAAGCACATATGTTTTGCCAAGTTCTCCAATTACTGTTACCTGTGCGGCCTTGCCTGATTATGCGGGTCTGCTTGAAGGAGCAGATTGTGATCTGGTGCGCGGCTGGGCCTGGGATAAGAACAACCCAAATTCGGTTTTGACAGTAGAACTGGTAGAAGGCAGTACAGTGTATGCAACAGCTACGGCCAACACCTACCGTGCCGACTTGTTGAGTGCAGGCACAGGCAGTACAGGGAACTATGGTTTTAGCTTTGCGCTTCCTGCTTCCCTAAAAGATGGCAAGTCCCATAATCTGAGTTTGCGTGTGAAGGGCACTGGTTACAGCCTGTCGGGTTCGCCAAAGACACTAAGCTGTGCCGCTGCGTCGCTTTATTTTGGGATATTTGACAGCGCGGATTGCAACTTTGTGCGTGGCTGGGTCTGGGACAAGAATTACCCTAATTCGGTATTGACTGTTGAGTTGGTAGAAGGCACCATAGTGCATGCAACAGCCATTGCTAATATTTACCGCGCAGATTTGATAAACGCCGGGGCTGGAAGTACTGGGAAGTATGCATTTAACATGGCCTTGCCCCAGAGCCTTAAAGATGGGCAAGCCCACCAGCTAAGTATAAGGGTTAAAGGTTCAAGCAAAATATTGTCAAATTCTCCGAGGTCAGTGACCTGTAGTTCTACACTTCGGACAAATGAAGAGAGTGAAATAGCAACTGTCGGGGAGCGCGCGGATTCGGAAACTGATTTGGAACTGGTGCTTTCTCCTAACCCGACCAGTGGCCTGTTGACAATAAGAGCCAATCTTCAAGATAAGCAACAAGCCGAACTCTCCTTATACGATTTGAAAGGAAGGCTTATCTGGAACAAATCAGTGGTCGGACAAGCTGCGGCATATGAGCACATGCTTGATCTGAGACAACAAGCTTCCGGCACTTACTTGTTAAAATTGCAGACGCGTCAGCAAACGAAAGTAAAACAGGTCGTGCTGGTGCAATAA
- a CDS encoding WecB/TagA/CpsF family glycosyltransferase produces MKKVNLLGIGISVGRYDSFLEQLFQLAAIKESCFICVSNVHMLVEAYLDANFSKIVNSAKICTPDGMPLVWGLKLLYGIHQDRVAGMDILPDILRTAEQKSIPIFFYGGSPEMLAKTSSFVDEKYPSLKIGGMHSPPFRPLTEQEELNDIELINASGAKILFVVLGCPKQEKWMAKMNGKIHMPMIGIGGALPVMVGLQSRAPEWIQNAGLEWLFRLMQEPRRLFKRYAVTNSLFSFLLIKAYIKGLFKRNDYSTS; encoded by the coding sequence ATGAAAAAAGTAAATTTATTAGGAATCGGAATTTCCGTTGGGCGCTATGATTCGTTCCTTGAACAGCTTTTCCAACTTGCCGCGATAAAAGAGAGTTGCTTCATCTGCGTTTCTAATGTACATATGCTTGTGGAAGCATATCTCGACGCGAATTTTTCTAAAATTGTCAACAGTGCTAAAATTTGCACACCAGACGGAATGCCTTTGGTTTGGGGCTTGAAATTGCTGTATGGTATTCACCAGGACCGGGTCGCTGGAATGGACATTTTGCCAGACATTCTCAGAACGGCAGAACAAAAATCAATTCCGATATTCTTTTACGGAGGCTCGCCCGAAATGTTGGCGAAAACATCATCATTTGTAGATGAAAAATACCCTTCACTGAAAATCGGGGGAATGCATAGCCCTCCTTTCCGGCCATTAACAGAACAGGAAGAGCTCAATGACATTGAATTGATCAATGCCAGCGGAGCCAAAATACTTTTTGTTGTACTTGGTTGTCCGAAACAGGAAAAATGGATGGCTAAAATGAATGGAAAGATTCATATGCCAATGATTGGAATAGGAGGTGCGTTGCCGGTCATGGTTGGACTTCAATCCAGGGCTCCTGAATGGATTCAAAATGCGGGTCTGGAGTGGTTGTTCAGATTGATGCAGGAGCCAAGAAGACTATTTAAAAGATATGCAGTGACCAACTCACTTTTTTCCTTTCTCCTGATCAAGGCGTACATCAAAGGTTTATTCAAAAGAAACGACTATTCAACATCTTAG